From the Desulfovibrio legallii genome, one window contains:
- a CDS encoding glycosyltransferase family 2 protein, whose product MFWLWFVLVVGQCALLFILARTGEALPRRAREEAAAAAAMPDAQWPAAALIVPVAGADPRMEGALRSLLTQDYPGLAPVLVTATESEPAAELVTRLCKDFPATRHVVAGPAQGCGQKNHNLLAGVDAVGPAAEVYLFCDSTHQAAPDLARQLAGPLVRGEAAFTTGYHEVDPGDSQTATLGYAFCVMLMRLLQAMGAFTQLWGGAMGMSRAAFKKYGVRSLWSETVVDDCSLTALLQVRGAGVRLCPGALLRTEAANHPPHVWRAWMDRQVLFLKFCMPGQWLLLGLLAVMTAVPVLGAALSLLGWLLHLGGGAGVLLTLFWLAATAGALYLWRALLPRPVSLLRWLWAYGRSVCLFARVYAASVGATGIAWRGIRYVVGRGGVVRETSRQ is encoded by the coding sequence TGCCGCGCCGGGCGCGGGAGGAGGCTGCTGCGGCGGCCGCCATGCCCGACGCGCAATGGCCTGCCGCGGCCCTCATCGTGCCCGTGGCCGGCGCGGACCCGCGGATGGAAGGCGCCCTGCGCAGCCTGCTGACCCAGGACTACCCCGGACTTGCGCCCGTGCTGGTGACAGCCACGGAAAGCGAACCCGCCGCAGAGCTTGTAACGCGGCTGTGCAAGGATTTTCCGGCCACGCGGCATGTGGTGGCCGGTCCGGCCCAGGGCTGCGGGCAGAAGAACCACAATCTGCTGGCCGGGGTGGACGCTGTGGGCCCTGCAGCGGAAGTCTATTTGTTCTGCGACAGCACCCACCAGGCGGCCCCGGACCTTGCGCGTCAGCTGGCCGGGCCGCTGGTCAGGGGCGAGGCGGCCTTTACCACGGGCTACCACGAAGTGGACCCAGGCGACAGCCAGACGGCCACCCTGGGCTATGCCTTCTGCGTCATGCTCATGCGTCTGCTGCAGGCCATGGGGGCCTTTACCCAGCTCTGGGGCGGGGCCATGGGCATGAGTCGCGCGGCCTTCAAGAAGTACGGCGTGCGCTCTTTGTGGTCTGAAACCGTGGTGGACGATTGCTCTCTTACCGCCCTGCTGCAGGTGCGCGGCGCGGGTGTGCGGCTGTGCCCCGGCGCGCTGTTGCGTACTGAGGCCGCCAATCACCCCCCGCACGTCTGGCGGGCATGGATGGACCGGCAGGTGCTGTTTCTGAAGTTCTGTATGCCGGGGCAGTGGCTGCTGCTGGGGCTGCTGGCCGTTATGACGGCGGTGCCCGTGCTTGGCGCGGCGCTTTCTTTGTTGGGCTGGCTTTTGCACCTGGGCGGCGGCGCGGGCGTGCTGCTGACCCTGTTCTGGCTGGCGGCTACGGCCGGGGCCCTGTATCTCTGGCGGGCGCTTTTGCCCCGCCCCGTGTCCCTGCTGCGCTGGTTGTGGGCCTATGGCCGTTCCGTCTGCCTGTTTGCGCGGGTCTATGCGGCCAGCGTGGGGGCCACGGGCATCGCCTGGCGAGGCATTCGCTATGTGGTGGGGCGCGGCGGCGTAGTGCGCGAGACTTCGCGCCAGTAG